Part of the Notamacropus eugenii isolate mMacEug1 chromosome 5, mMacEug1.pri_v2, whole genome shotgun sequence genome is shown below.
CCGGCCAGGACCCCGGGGAACGGCGAGCCAGTCCCCAGGAGTGGAGGGCCGGCTCGCGGGAGCGGGAAGAGAGCCCCACCCGGGCCTGGGAGACTGGACCCCGAGAATGGGCTCCAAGCTCTGGGGGGCCAAGGGAAGGCCCCAGACGCAGGACCCGCAGGCGGCGGAGTCGGAGGAGCCGCGCCCCCCGGCGAGATGAGGCTGGAGCCGCGGAGGCCGGAGCTAGCTCTTCCCCTGCCCCGGGAGCCGGCGGCACCCGCGGGAGACGCCGGGGACCCAGGCGCCCCGGTAGACGGCGCCGTGGAAACCGGCGGAGACGGGGACCCCCCCCACCTGGGGAGGAAGGGCCCCGAGATGCCTCGGCTCTTCCTGGATTTGGGCCCACCCCCGGGGAGCAGCGAGCAGATCAAAGGTGAGCGGGGCTGGGGGTGCGCCCTTGGGCAGCCTTCTCCTAGTCCGTCTCCCAGCGGTCCCCATACCTGACTTGTCCTGACAAGGCGATCCTCCGTTCTGGGCACCTCTGTCCAGCCCATGGATCGGAGGGGTCATAGAGACCACTCTCCCCTCTACAGAGGACAGCCTCAGGCTAAGGGACTTGTCGGCTCCCCATCACACGCACTTGTTTTGCCTTGGGTCAGTCAAATCTGTCTTCCtctcctcagtctctcttccctctctctttttctgcccCAGGGGGCCAAGAGGAGCCAATGTGACCCATTCTCCCCTGGGCGGCAGGGAGCAGGTCCCACTGTAGCAGGGAAGGACTTGAGGTTCCTGGGATCGGAGATTCTGAGCCGAGgcaggggggggagggggcagagagaaCTAggtcaaccacctcattttacatatgaggaaactgaggcccagggaatgaACTGACTCCTCCCAAGGTTGGTTCTTTGGCAGATGGCATGGATGTGGAGAAGGCTGTAGGGGACTGTCTGGACACAGGGGAGGAATTGAGTCTAGTACAGTTCCCCAGGGATCAACACCAGAGCAGCTCAGCTGGAGGCAGTTACTATATCAGATGGGAGAGGGTTCAGAAACCTCTGAAGAGGCTGCATTGATAGGCCAAATCCACTAAGATGAAATTTCATAAACCTATAAAATCAGCTTCCTATTTACAGCATGGGAAAGACAAGGCTGGACACAATTCCCATGACGAAAATCTGAAGGTTTCAGTGGACCACAAGCTCAGTGCGGGTCAATAACACTAgagtcaattcaacaagcacttaagtACTtttcatgtgccaggcactgggagaTGCCAAGTTAAAAAGGAACTAGGTCCCGTTTGCCCAAAGGGTCTCTGCTCTGTGGGGAGGGATGGTGAATCTGAATGCTAGCGTCTAGGTGTATGGGCGTGTGTGGAGATGCTTCTGTGTGCAAGTACATTGCATAGAGGGGTAAGCACAGAAAAGTGCCTATAATGTACACGCATGTGTATATGTAACATGCATGTAAAtaatacacatagatatatgggTACTGCgatatacgtgtgtgtgcatataattagaagcacatataaaatacaaataatcgATACGCATATCAATGTATAAGTAATATACACGGAAATAGATATTAAGCACACATACACGTAAGTGAACAGACATATACATGCAAGTCCATACATGCATATAAGTATACAGAAGGTACATGCaagtaaatataaacatatatgatatatgtaaataGATACACATATAATCTACGTGTGTgtggacacacatacatataagtgtatataatatacatacaagtaaatataaatttaagTAATATACGTAAgtagatacacatatgctataCATGTaagtacatacacatgtgtaagTATACAGTATACATGTaagtacatgcatgcatgtaagtgtatataatatactataaacATAAGTAATAAATGTAagtagatacacatatactatctatgtatataaatacacatatactgtAATGTAAGTATGTAATGCATATAAGTGTATATAATAGACATGTGAGCAAGTATAAACATGTGACATGTaagtagatacacacatatacgtgtaaGTACATAATGCACATTtgtgtataatatacatgtaAATGTAAGTGATATAAGTagatacatatatgatatacatgtaAGTATACCTATAGTATAACaaatacatgtgtgcacatatatccATGtgaatataaatgttatatatgtaaCTAGATACGTATATGATCGTAAAGCCTATCATGgaagcacacctgaggactgctgctgtgaatgataAGGGTCTAATcccatagtataatgaactctctgtTTAGACAGAAATAAACTAAGCATCGTTCAGTAAAGCAAAGCGTAACATTCATAGCAActtccttaagcaaaacatattacctaatgcatatatgtatctcataacaTTCAGTATGTCATAGGGCATATAGCATATATCActgcatccccaaagtcagggggtcccaggctagggtcttccctaggaggagaaaataccacaccatccacccctaggtcacagtaagaacaatcttcttaatTGGACATTTTACACAGTGTCCGAGGAAAATCCTCTCTCATCTTGAACCAAGGCTGACTTCTAAAACCCACAGCTCCTCCTCCGTGGGCTGACCCCTCTcagctcttgcctgggttcacacgcagtcagctctctgctcctgctccttatCTCAGCACACCGAGACTGTTCTGCCCCAAACTCTTccctgtttctaggaaaacaaagcttaaccgAGCTATAACAATATTTACACACATTACCAATGCCTTCATCTCAATCCACTCATAAAgacaacagacagggcttctgtctgagaaatccaCACGGAACAACTGACAAGGCTTTGACACCACAAACATTCTTTTTATTAGGTCTCCacacaagcaagttcccctagcctGCTCACAGTtgcttctctctcagctctgtttctgactgtttctaatcaaagactcttgattcatccaatcaaaggcaagactcaatcaaaggtatttgattggctaaaactcaaacagcaaaagattctactgtgcttgctgttactatatatatatatatatgtatattatatatacatagaagTAGATATACATAGAAGTACATAATGCATAAAAGTGTATACAGTATACATAGAAGTAGATGTATATTCATGGAAGTAGACATGCATATAACATACGAATaagtacatgcatgcatataaatGTAGATAATATACATGTAcgtaaaaataaataatacacatAAGTAGATATCCACTATAAGTACACATAATAAATGTGTAAGTATACATACCATGCATTCATACATATAAGTAACTACAAAATAATTTGTAGGGAAGGCATGAGTAGAAAAGGCTTCATTAGGGACAAAGTGATGGGGCTGAACTTTAAAGGGAACTCTAGGAATTCTAAGATTTGGAGGTGAGAAGACAGTGGATTCTGACATGAGAAATAGCCCGAGCAAAGGCAAGGTGGGAGGAGATTGAATGTCTTGTGTGAAAAATGGTAAGAAGGCCGGTTTGGCCTGGCCATCAAGTGTGTGAGGGAGAGTTATGTATAATGAGGCAGGAAGGGTAGTTTGGGGTCAGGTGGTGCCACACCTGTATTTGTTGGTACTTGATCACCATACCTGGTTCACAGTAACTGATTGGTAAACGGtagttgactgactgatcctAGAGACAATCAACAAATGGTGTTTACTGAGTTGCAGAGGGACCAGCTAATCAATGAGGAGGTCATAGCAGTGATCCAAGGTAGAAGTGTTGAGAGATGTGGCCCCGGGGTGGTGGCTCTGTGAGGGGGAGAAGACAGTAATTAGGAGAGGTTGGCGGGGCAGGTTAAAaaggacaagatttggcaaccaaTTAGATGGGACAGGGTGGGCAGTTAAAGTGAAGCATCAAGAATGACTCTTAGGATGATCGAAGGAACCTGAGAGACCATTAAGTCtagcatcttcattttacagatgaggaaactgaggcacacagctgttaagtgacttacctaggtcacacagctagtaaatatttgagattTGAATCTGGTATCTGGAAGGATGATAGCACCCTCCccagaaataaggaaaattagaagggaaggttgggggagggaggggagagagttgAGGCTGAGACTCGTAGGGAAGGGAGGTCCAGTTCAAAATATCTACTAACCAGCTGGCAATATGGGGCTGGCATTCAGGAGGGAGATGTAGGTTGGATATATGGATGAGGGGTCCTCAGAGATGGTCATTGAAGCCCCGGGAGCTAAAGAAATCGAGAGGCTAGAGAGGGACAGTGACAGTCCAGGACAGAACATCACCGGTTAAGGGAAATGAAGGGCCAGTAGAGGAGACCTAGAAGAGAGTGGCCATGGGGAAAGGCTTTCGGGCTGTTGGGGAGTGTTGCCCTTCAGGAGGCGGGAAGGGCACGAACTTTATTAAGTACCCCAAACGTTGGGCTAAGTCTAACATGGATTGTCCcatgtgatcttcacaataacctgggaggttgatactattattatccccatgttacaaataaggaaactgaggcagatggaggttaagtggcttgcccaaggtgacGCAGCTAGGAaattctgaggctggatttgaacttaggtcttcctgactctaagtggAAGCTTTTTGTATTGTACCACTCTACCTTGTACAGTCCATTTCGGAATGACTGCTACGATTTGGAAATGACAAGGATCATGAGAATGAGAGCAGCCCTGTTTCAGGATTGGTGAAAGGAGCTGGGGGGCAGCTGTTGTGTGAGAGATGCGATTTGGCCTTCTTGACCCCAGAGTGagtggagtgctgggcctggactcaggaagactaaGATTGGAGTCCTGCTTAGCTTACTAAATGCCTGAGAAAGTCACTCCATCTCCGACGCTTTCgtcgtctgtaaaatggaggtgatgatGACAGCTCCttcctgcctcacagggttgttataagggtCAAAACTGGCCGCGGACAAGCCGGTCAGCTAAcgtttcttaagcacctactatgtgcaggcaccCTGCTGAGGTCTGGAGCTGCACATTCAAGCAGAAAGTCAAGGTGTCCAAACCAAGGCCATTGTGGGGGTTAGCATTTGAGGTTAGCTCGAGGAGCCTTGGGGAGGAGCTCAAAGCCTAGGTCAAGCTTGGCAAAGAGAGCTTCCTGAACCCAAGTGGGGTGAGCTGCTTGTGGGTTGGGGAGGGAGCTTCGGCGGGAGAGAAGATGGCCTAGTTGGCCCCCCAGGCTTTGGTCGGAACCGGGGAATGTCGTGAGATGGAAGAGGGTCAAACCCAGTCGGGGAGGTGGAAAGCTAGGAGTCGAGagaagagcctcagtttcctcttctgtaaaatgaggggattggacggGCTCATCTCTGAGGGTCCCAGAAGCCCGCCTGGGGTTGGAGGGTCGGCTACACTGTCTAGttatgtctccctctctctggccCCTCCAGCCAAGCTGTCTCGCCTGTCGCTGGCCCTGCCTCCGCTCTCTCTTACCCCGTTCCCGGGGCCGGGCCCTCGACGGCCCCCCTGGGAGGCTGGGGACGCAGGGGTCCCTGGCGCGGAGTCCGGCGGCCTGGGGGCCTTGGGGCTGGTGGAGGACggggaggacgaggaggaggaggaggacgacgGGGCGGCCGTGGGGGAGGGCGAGGAGGCGGCGGCCCGGGGCCCTGGGAGGGGCCGGGCAGCCCCGGTGCCCATCGTGGTGAGCAGTGCCGACGGGGACCGGAGCCGCCCGCTGCGGGGGCTCCTCAAATCGCCCCGAGGGGCCGACGAGGCAGAGGAGAGCTTGGAGCTGGACCGGAAGCGCAAGATGGTCTCCTTTCATGGGGACGTGACCGTCTACCTCTTCGACCAGGTGCGCCCGAGGGGGCGGAGTCAGGGAGGAGGCGGTGGATCAGGGCGGGGCTAGGTTCAAAGCGCATCCACCCTGTACTTCTCTGAGGTCGCGGGCTGGTGGCTTAAGCTCTCTGCCTCAGTGGGCTCGTCTGTGTAGTGAAGGTGTTGGCTCAGAGGCCCCCAGGACCCCTTCCCCACTGGGTAAGGGGTGATGGCCTTGGCTGATGAACAGTGCCCAAGGTGGGGAAAGGTGCAGGAGTGGTCGGGGTGCCGCGTGGCAGGTGGAGGTGTGTGACTGCTGGGCCGGGATCTTCCTGCTCCCTTGTGCTCTGACACGTGCCCCCCCCCCCGACTATTTCAGGAGACCCCGACCAACGAGCTGAGCGTCCAGGCTCCCCCCGAGGGGGACCCGGACCCTTCGACACCCCCAGCCCCGCCGAcacctccccatccccccagcCCTGGAGATGGGTTCCCCGACAGCGGCTTCggtgagggggagaagagaattaGGGGGATCAGAGAGggtctgaggagagaagggagggggaaacagGCTGGGGGAGGGTGCCCAGTCTCAGAGTTTGAGAAGACCAGattctcttctccaaaatttagGAGGCAGTTTCGAGTGGGGGGAGGATTTCCCCCTGCTCCCCCCACCAGGCCCCCCACTCTGCTTCTCCCGCTTCTCCGTCTCACCTGCACTGGAGACCCCAGGGCCGCCGGCCAGGCCCCCCGACGCCGTTTGCCCCGCAGGTACTTTGGGTGTAGAAATGGTCTCAGGAGATGGGGTCAACCAGAAGGGCTAGCACCGGCAGTGGTGAGAGCAGAGTGGGCAGGCCAGTCTGACCAGACCTCATGGAGTAGCAGGACCTGACCGCGCCAGGTTCCTGGCACTGTAATGGAGGAGCATGAATTTGAGCCTGTAGAATGACCTGGGGCGGGGCAAGCTCAGATGGGCTAGGTGAGGAAGGATGGGACAGATGAGTGTGAAAATGGGGCCATCCAGGGGAGGAGAGGGTGAGAGTCAGAGGTGACACACTGCAACCTGAGAATGTCCAAATGGAGGGGGACCTTACAGATccagatgcggaaactgagacccagagagtacCATGTGCCTTCACTAGCATGAGGGGGCAGCCAACAGGCTGGAGACTCCACAGGGCTGGGGTCCTGGGGTGAGGTGTTCACAGGGACAGACAGGGAGGCGTCAGAACTGAGGACAGGAGAGGTATGTGGAGCCACAGGGCCCATGGGCTGAATCTGGGGCTGAGCCAGCGTGCCGGTTGTCCTCTTTTTGCCTGGCCTGGTTCTCACCTCCCATAGTCACCCATCCTTCATCCCTCTTCCTTTCAGGCCCCGTGGAGAACTGATGCCCCGAGGCCCTCACCTCCCGGGCCCCCACCCACCAGGCCCCCCGGAAGAGGGGGCAAGAGTAGAAGGAGACAGAGTCACTGAATTGGGAGAGGCTCCCGAGGCCGGGCCTCAGCCCACATCACCGGGATGCCAATCGGGAGGCCGGGGCCCACTCCCCCCCAGCCCTCCAGAACTTGTGCCCCCACCCAGCGTGCCTCAGCCCCCTGAAGCTGAGTGAGAGGATACCCAGCCCTACCCCCCAGCCCTCAGGACTCACCTGTGTctgggcctgggcctgggcctgACCCCAGCTCCATCCCAGGGATCACAGCCTGACCCAATGGGGCACCTCAGGACTCGGGGGACTACCCAGCCCTACCTCCCCTCGGGGTATGGAGGGGCCTAGGCCCCTGCTCCCCCCTTGCCCCATTCCTCCCCCGACCCCGGCCCAAGGCCAGAGATGTCCGTTTTCATGTTATTTAAAAAGACAGACAACTTTTTGGAGATAAGGCTGAGCTTGTGTGTGTGGGGAGCTGATGTGGGAGGCCTGGGGGAGGAGGGTCAGTGATCATCTGTCCTTGCCCATCAGGGTTCACaactctccctctttccattcaTTCCTAGGACTGTCTGTGcctgcctttctcctcccccctttcttctctccccatctttctcctcaaTTCACCTACTAAGTGCTGGGCCTCCccacaattcaacaaatattcactaAGTGCCTAGGGATCAAAGTGCCAGTcttggggctacaaagacaagaACCTCTACAGGCTTACAGCCCCTAAATCTGGGGGACCACAGAGGCCAGGCCTAGAACCTTCTCCAGGAAGCAGCTGCCCTCTCTTCTCCCTGGTCCCTGGTCTACTTTACAGTGAAGTCTCTGACTTTGTCATTCGATTTGCATGGGCCCGAGGGCCCTGAGCAGTCAGCTCTGCatcctgagtgtgtgtgtggggccCACGCTTGGATCTCTGTGGTCTATGAGGTGGCCCCAGAACTCAGGGCACCTAGCTTCAAGAGCTAAAAGCTGCTGCCCCATTTTGCCAAAGCCCTTCCCTGTGAGCTCCCTGGTCCTTGGAATTGCTTCCTTAGCTGTAGAATAACATAAGCTTCGAGGCCCCCATCCCCCACCTTTTGGGAGTCCCTCTTCCTCCCTTGGTGGGGTGTGTCTCCATGGCCTCATCTGCATATTGAAAAGGGTTTCAGGTGAGGGGCTGCACCTCTGGGTCCCCAGGGAACCTCACTGAAGGCCTCCATTCAGAAGCACCAGGGCACTGGGTCCCTGCGTGATTGGAAGGCATGGAAGGGAGTCCCAAACAGGCAGCTGACTTTGGAAGTTCCCCAGCACCCACCCGGAGCTGCCTTCTCTTCCTATTCAGAGAAGGGTCTTTTAACCCAAGGAGGGGGCAAGGCTCCAGCCCTTGGATGGTGGCTCCACAAGGCGGCCCAGATCTGGAGCAGGGCAGGAAAGAAGGCCAATTGGAAGAGGCTCCTGGGCCACAGAGGCTGGCTGAGTGCTCAGGTGGGCCCGGGGGCCACAAGTGTGGCTGATGCTGGGCCTGCCCCTGCTTCCCAATGGGCTGGGCTCTACTGCAGCCAGCTCCTGCCCCTTTCCCACCACTGTCCCAGGCTGGGTTCCAGCTTAGACAATAACAATAGTAACCATtgtcatattaataataataatgaattaattacaaataaatgaagagaaaCCACAAGTAGAAAATTCTCCTTTGCCCCAAGAGAGGGCGTTGGGGCACCCAGGGGTCCGGCCCCTCAGCCCCCAATAAATAAGTGGAAGGCAGGGCCAGGGGCTGGGGTGAGGATAGCGCTGGGGCAGGCAGGGGAGCTGGGCCAGATCCCCGCCCACATCAAGCCTGCTCCTGTTTCTTCTTGACTGAGATCCTCTTCTTTCGGGCAGCCAGCATCTCGTAGAAGGGGTCCACACTGACAGCAGCCCTGGGGAGGGCAGGTCGAGGTCAGCAGGATGGGAGGGGCCCACCCCACCATCCCCCCGgcccatcctcctcctccccaccaggGACCCTCACTTGATGGATTTAATCCACTCGTCCTTCTCCTCCTGCGTGGGGGCTGAGATGCGGTAGACCATATGGTTGCCCTCCACCACACGCCCGTCAGCCTCTGTCTTACAGGCCTTGATGAGCTGCCCCTTGTTGTTTGGGATGTAGAGCTCAAAGCAGTTCTGGGAGAGAGACAGGGCCCTGGTGAGCCCCAGGCTGGAGGagcagaggtgggggagggacccagggggggatggggaaggaccCAGGGGGTCAGGGGGAGGGAGCAAGAAGGCAGAGAGCAGAGAGGCTCACCGGCTTCCGGGGGTCCTCTACTTCCCGGATGCTCAGGTTCTCCAAGGGGATGATTCCCCGGGGCTCCTTGTCCTGCAGAGTCAGAAGAGTCTTAGCCTTGCAGCAACAGGCAGCAGGGGCTCATGGTCACCCTGGCCTCAGATGCCCCTTTCCTCCCACAGCCCAGTCCACAGGGACCTGAGCATCCATCCCCCCTGTGGCCCCCTCACCGTCGTGTACTCGAAGTAGTAGAGACAGTTGTCAGTGAGAATGAACCAGCGTCTCTTCCAGGTCTTCACCCGGCCCCCTGTAAGGGAAGGAGGGGGCGGGGGCGGGCTCAGCAGGGgggccaggccaggccaggccCAAGGACAGGGGCTGGGGGTCTGGACAGGCATAGGGACAGGCAAAGGGCAGAAGAGCAGAACCCTGAGGAGGAGGCAGGGATAGCGAGGAGAGGGGGGAGGCCCCCCAACATCCAGCCTCCCagctccccttctcctcctaccccAGTGGCAGCCCCGCTCCCACTCTCCAAAGCTGGGCCCCAGCCGCCTCCCTCGCTGACACTGCCTCCGGTCTAGCCCGTCTCACCCGGGGGCCAAGGAGCAGACAGGTACCTACCTCCTGGGGGAGAGGGCAGGAGAACAGGCGGGACCAGGCAGCAAGGAGAAGGAGGCCAAGGGTGGGGGGGCGCCCCccgagagacacagagagaagcaaAGACCGAGAGACAGACAGCCATCGACACAAGACGAAATGGATGGGGTGGGAGAGCGCACAAGGACCGGCccgggagggaggagggggagagagatggagaaatcgAGTTACATCCAGACAAGGAGGGAGGCTGCCCCAGCCCCCAGCCCCCTCCCGGCCGGCCCGCCCGGCCCTTTCCCCAGTGCTCCACCCCGGGCGCCGTACCCAGTTTGAGGAGCCAGCCCTCCCGGTCAGGGTTGAAGAAGGTGTGGGTCAGGTCATTGCCATCATCCTCGGGGATCTTGAAAGGCTCGTTGCGGATGCTGTCGTACAAGTtctgagaggaagagaagggagggtgcATGAGGACCTCAAGCTGAGAGATGTCTGGGAGAGAGGGGCAGCTCACAGGAGGGAGGAGGATAGAGGCTGCAGGGACccaggcagggagggaaggagagccCAGCCAGGCAGCAGCAAGAGCCACAGCAGAGAAGGCCCAGTGCTTGCAGGCTCAGGCTGGCAGGGGTGGAATGGTGGCAGGA
Proteins encoded:
- the CYTH2 gene encoding cytohesin-2 isoform X1 — encoded protein: MEDGVYVPPDLTPEERLELESIRRRKQELLVEIQRLRDELSEAMSEVEGLEANEGSKTLQRNRKMAMGRKKFNMDPKKGIQFLVENELLQNTPEEISRFLYKGEGLNKTAIGDYLGEREELNLAVLHAFVDLHEFTDLNLVQALRQFLWSFRLPGEAQKIDRMMEAFAQRYCLCNPGVFQSTDTCYVLSFAVIMLNTSLHNPNVRDKPGVERFITMNRGINDGGDLPEELLRNLYDSIRNEPFKIPEDDGNDLTHTFFNPDREGWLLKLGTAPGVEHWGKGRAGRPGGGWGLGQPPSLSGCNSISPSLSPSSLPGRSLCALPPHPFRLVSMAVCLSVFASLCVSRGAPPHPWPPSPCCLVPPVLLPSPPGGGRVKTWKRRWFILTDNCLYYFEYTTDKEPRGIIPLENLSIREVEDPRKPNCFELYIPNNKGQLIKACKTEADGRVVEGNHMVYRISAPTQEEKDEWIKSIKAAVSVDPFYEMLAARKKRISVKKKQEQA